Proteins from a genomic interval of Deltaproteobacteria bacterium:
- a CDS encoding DedA family protein, whose protein sequence is MDRGRKGNIIRRVYDWVLHWAHTPYGVWALFILAFTESSFFPIPPDVLLIALAISIPIRAFRFAFICSLGSVLGGLFGYFIGYQLMDLVGMPIIQFYGIVDKYEMVRKSYEDYNALIVFTAAFTPIPYKLITITAGASKVNILIFLIASIVGRSLRFYMVAWLVHHFGEQIKTFVDKYFNLLTILFTVILILGFVVVKMLL, encoded by the coding sequence ATGGACAGAGGAAGAAAAGGAAATATTATAAGAAGGGTTTATGACTGGGTACTGCACTGGGCACATACCCCGTATGGGGTGTGGGCGCTATTCATACTTGCATTTACAGAATCATCATTTTTCCCGATACCCCCTGATGTCCTGCTTATTGCCCTTGCCATATCAATCCCCATAAGGGCATTCAGGTTTGCCTTTATATGCTCATTAGGCTCTGTGCTTGGCGGATTATTTGGTTATTTTATCGGCTATCAATTGATGGATTTGGTAGGTATGCCTATTATACAATTCTATGGCATTGTAGATAAATATGAGATGGTAAGAAAGTCGTATGAAGATTACAATGCCCTTATTGTCTTTACAGCTGCATTTACACCAATCCCTTACAAATTGATAACAATAACAGCAGGGGCAAGCAAGGTAAATATATTGATATTTTTAATTGCATCTATTGTAGGAAGGTCTCTAAGATTCTATATGGTTGCGTGGTTAGTGCACCACTTTGGAGAACAGATAAAGACCTTTGTAGACAAATACTTTAACCTCCTGACCATTTT
- a CDS encoding protein-L-isoaspartate(D-aspartate) O-methyltransferase — MVETQLIPRGIKDKRVIEAMLTVPRHLFVEKALWEQAYGDYPLPIGEKQTISQPYIVALMTEALELKGTEMVLEIGTGSGYQTAVLSKLADKVFSIERISTLAARTRRLLDELKCSNVIIRVSDGTEGWKEEAPFDAILVTAASPDIPSQYIEQLKADGRLVIPVGDIYSQILCKIIKTKDGIIKSDMGGCRFVRLIGKYGWTEEEKEIL, encoded by the coding sequence ATGGTAGAAACCCAACTTATCCCCAGGGGGATTAAGGATAAGAGGGTAATAGAAGCAATGCTTACAGTCCCAAGACATCTCTTTGTTGAAAAGGCATTATGGGAACAGGCATATGGTGATTATCCCCTTCCTATTGGCGAAAAACAGACAATATCTCAGCCGTATATAGTCGCGCTTATGACAGAAGCCCTTGAACTCAAGGGGACGGAAATGGTTCTTGAGATTGGCACTGGTTCAGGTTATCAGACGGCGGTGCTCTCCAAACTTGCTGATAAGGTCTTTTCCATAGAACGTATATCCACCTTGGCAGCAAGGACACGGAGGCTATTGGATGAACTTAAATGCTCTAATGTAATCATAAGGGTCAGTGACGGGACAGAGGGGTGGAAGGAAGAAGCACCTTTTGATGCAATACTTGTAACTGCAGCATCCCCTGATATACCATCACAGTATATAGAGCAGTTAAAAGCAGACGGAAGGCTTGTTATCCCGGTTGGCGATATCTATTCTCAGATATTATGTAAGATTATAAAAACCAAAGATGGTATAATAAAATCTGATATGGGCGGCTGCAGATTTGTCAGACTGATTGGTAAATACGGATGGACAGAGGAAGAAAAGGAAATATTATAA